CCCTGAACAAGgccatatttcatttatttctaaaaCTATTGTACTGTTCCAACCTTGACCCTACAGCAAGgatttgtgttgtgatgttgCACCAGCTGGCATAGAAtaaactctttctctctctgtgtgtgtgtgtgtgccagctgGTTTAACATCACACACCATCTGCAATGAAAGGACAACGCTGTGGTGAAGataggagaaaaataaaataaaatattgatggAGACATAAAGAAGATTTCAGTCTGCTGACTGATGCCTTGGGCTTGCCTAATTTCATGAACAAATTATCTTTTGTGACCAGTTCTTTTTGCCTAGAtggaccatttcacagttgtaaacattccaaatgtgtcccagtttatttcatgttgcagtttatgtgaatgacaggaagtaaacctggacccaagctgttgcctagcaatgccaTTCTGTTGAATTGGTCTAGACATTTGTTGTACAGCACCAATATTCAGGAACCAACAGCATATTGGCTTCTCGAGGTGGATAACAGTCTGATTTAAATGTAGGTGGATAAAAAGAAATTTGCTGAAATGTCTAACCTGGATCTACAACATGTATTGATGCTTGTATTTTATGCAGAGCCACTTTGTAGTCACACAACAATTGCACTGGATTACAAACCAGAGCACTGCCAATTACCCTCAGGAGCTAAATGTGTGTGATGATTAGGGGATTCCATTAGTTTAAATGACTGCTCATTTCTAACCTGACAAATATGACTCCAGCCTATTTTCTTGCtcttaaatacagtatattgaatttTGTATGTTTAAACAAACTCCATTTATTCTCTTATCTGTGTCTTTTCTTCTTTGATGTATCCAGCCAATATGTGCTGCAGCAATGGCCCAATTTCCTCCTGAGGACAAATTGGATTTATTGCCCCAATTTTATCAGCTAATCATAGTGTCACATCAAGTGATATGAAGTGATTAAGGTCAAATGGTTATTTTTGCTCACCTCGTAAATAATCCAAAAAGTTTGACCATGTACATCAATAAAACCAGATAAGGCTTTGACATAATCTAGTTATGCATTACAATTGGTTTTCCTGTCcaacaaacaattaaacaaaaagtaaattatatattaaCACTGAGTTTAGGCAACATGCTTGTTGgggtgggtaaaaaaaatagattcacccatgtatcgcgattttttttcaagattttgaaattgattctttaatgccagaatcgatatgtTTGCTTCTTTTGAGTCTatatggaggtagaaggaagtcactgctttcattgttgtagtctgagtaacgagacatcatatccgttccgtattcGTCAATCAAAACAAATCGCAGTCggacattgcaggaaaagcagagctcgacgtcatggctaaagctgcatgctaactctgtcagcCGTTACTCTcttctccgtggtcaaatcagccgacgctacaactgtagagcatccatatactgacatttctgttatatgttatatttttgaaagtaaaagtcccgagaagtgtatgattcaactttttctcatagtctagtgttaaaaaagttaacaaaaattgcaagaaattgtaatattgaatcacaatactcGTAGAAtggcaatacatatcgaatcggcacccaagtattgagATAGTATCGagtcaggagataggtgtattgtcccagccctaatgcCTGTCTACCTTAATGAAAAACAGGAGGATAGGCAGAAACAATAATGCAGGGTTTAACATTATGCTGAACTCATTAGACAGATTTCCAAACTGCTTCCATGAGAGATGTCGAGGCATGATGCATCATCAGTTTACATACTGCTGTGGGAGGCAAACAGAACCTCATTTGAGATGCGTCACGCTCTGTCACCACGTAATAAAAGACTACAACAACATCTGTAGTCCTACATTTTTAAGATTTAATGACATGGCTCCTGGGGGGTGTGTGCAACTTGAAACTTATAGAGATACAGACAGTATTACCCTTAAGATATCCCTAGTCTTTTCTGTTCCCTCAAGAGGAACAGCTTGATGAGATTTAGAGTGTTGCCTCTGTAACTCCCACCCACCTGCTGGTCTAATAAGAAGTTGATAGAGTTCCATCGATCAGGTCAGTGTGTGCATTCAGTCGAGGTCAAAGCTTTTATGGTGCTTTTACGTGCCTAATGTCTGTGTCTTCTTGCCAAACTGACCATTAATACCCTGTCTCCCTCCTTTTTTCTGCTGTTtccctcattcattcattctctctttttctctctccctgcagaACAAACCCGCAatgcccagagagagagagagagtccatcCAACTTATCATCTGCGGGCCACTGGTTAGAGACGGAGAAAAGCCTCGACAGTGATGTCCAATCAGAAGTAGCTAATCTAGTAAGGAGGCCATTAATGGCAGACCATTGAGGGTTTAAAGCCTTATTGGATATTGACTTCCTGTCTCCAGCTTCCACATACAACCTCACAGACACTAATTAATTTGGGTAAACAAAAGCTGGAAACATTCCCATGTTTTATTGGATGTAATCCTGCTGACGTTGGCCGATGTCGCTGCTTGCCTCCATCCCGTTCAGCTCCTCAGGGGGCTGAGCCGACCTGCAGAGGAGTATGGGCAGGAGGGTGGCTGACCCAACTAATCCAGTGCCTGCGCTGGGGGTTCCCCTGGCCGGGGGGAGATGGGGGCCACTGTGCAGCGTCGGGGTGCAAACATCTCCCGGACTGCGGACTCTCCCCTCCATCAAACGACACGGCAGCCAACCAAGCAACACACATCGGCCACTCGCCATGGCAACAGACAAAACAACGACAGTGGAGACAGGGGGAGTTATAAGAAGTGACAGCAACAGTCTCCCGGTGTCCAAGGAGACGTCTCAGAACGAGATCAACAGCCTGACACAGGACGACATGGGGTCACAGGGGTCAGGCAGCGGAGTTTACTGCCAGATCAAAACTATACGGACAAACCCCAAGgacacaagagacaaaaggacagcTCGGTATACAAATGGCAGTGTGGTAGCCTCTGACGCGGTGGGAGGGGTTTGCACTGAGGCCACAGAAGGTAAGGAGCCAGcccgagagaggaggagggtgcaGTCTCTACGAGGGGAGGGCCATCGCTCCGTATTAAAGACGGGGAGTGGTTGTACGACCATGCATGCCACCCCACCGCGGCCCTGTCGAGTGATGGCGAATTCCCCACCCAGCCTTTGTGGGACATGTGGGAGGAGACGATCACAGATTACACCGTGCACAGGCGCATGTCGCAGGAAGGCTGTCAATCAAGTAATAGCCAGCCAGACTTTACCTAATCCGCCGCGGAAACCGTCTGTGGCTCAGTCAAGAAAAGAATGCGCTCTGGACTCTCAGCCTTGCACTAAAAACACGGACACATCAGTAAAGACTTCTCAAATACCGCAGCTGTCACACACTATACCAAAAACACACAGCTCACATTCCAACCACACGCCAGACGcccagaacaaaacaaaagagtCAAAGCAGCAGACGAGGCCACGTTCTGCAGACTTCACTCTCTACAAGGACTCAGCCACccaaacagcagacacactCACGCACAACGATGCAGACAGGACCACAGCTACCACACACACGCAACGACCACACACACCATCTGCAGAAGCATCAGAGCCACCTTCGACCGAAAAACACAAGCATGACTTGGCTAAAATCCAGCACactgatgaacacacacaccaacacacatcaGTCCGTATCACTCCTAAACATCCAGCTCCTTCCCTTCAAAGTGACTTAAAATCTACAGACAGCCCACCTCTCCCAGCAACAAACTCTCCCAAACCCGCTTGTTCCAAACCGGCCACCCCTGTAGCGCAAACCAAAAACACCCCCGAGACCACAAACACTCCCAAACAAACATCCTCAGAACGGATCAAACTCAAGGACTGCGCAAAACAGAAGAGCAAATCATTCGACGACCACACTCTGCCTTGTAAGACTCATATGAAAGCACAATGTAACGGGGCTCCAGGAGGGTTGGTGGTCGGACCCGTGGGGAGCGCGCCACGCGGGCTGGAGAAGCAGCTGCAGAGTGTGGAGGAGAACCTACAGTCCAATCAGGAGAAGATCAAGGTGCTTCTCAACGTCATTCAAGACCTGGAGAAGAGCAAGGCCCTCAGTGAAGGGTGAGAGAAGggagttaaaggggacatattatgctttttcactttcttttagtgtgtcacatagttttttgtgcatgtaaaaggtctgcaaagttacaaagctcaaagtccacgccaaagggagttactctcccccacagaaacactggtCCTGagctgcctgaaacgccttgatggaagtcccgccttttcttctgtaacgtggtgatgtcaccaagtaacacactttgtctagaggctagtttggcacgccctcgaacaaagctagttagagtggagctacCAAAAAGTTAGGTTTGGCTGACCAATCAcgacagtgggccagctgaccaatcagagcagacataGCTTTTCgggagagggtgaaaagaggtgctgcagcacagccggtatgagaaaagtaaagcgttttctttttttaatttaaatcatgtaaacatgttctagaagatacccaaattacaagtatgcacctgaaaataagtataataggtcctctttaatgggGGGAATAAGGAGACAGAAGAGGAAATGGAGGGGatggaaggagaagaagaggaaaagaaaaaaatagaagatgTTGTGTGAAATGAGACAAAAGAAGAGGGTTACAAGATACAGAGTGAAAAGAGGCATGAATGAAGATAAGGATGAATACAGAGAtaagagatgaagaagaggtAACGATATTCATTGTAATAGCAAGCGcttcagtgagagagagtgagatagaagagagagcagaggaagagagggcgTCAGGGGAGTGCACATGACTGAAGAGAGTATATTTGAGTTTTTATAGCAATATATACCGACAGGCTTTCAAGTCCGTGTAATAGATTTTAAATGTCAGGCCGTTGGAGAAtagctgtagtgtgtgtgtttgtgtgtgtgatccaaTCCTGTGGGGATATACGATACCTGGCAGCCTGTAGTCAATGCTAGTACATCCTTCCTCTGTCCCTTCATCTTATATACCTTAAAGGGGATGTACTCCCCATGGTAACCGTGTGCCTGAGAGACATTGTATATTGCCCACCAAAGCAAGCTAATCAgtactttctttctctcttctgctAATTCTTTTATTCTCCTGCTCCACATCCTTTGTTTCTCTCCTCGTCATGAGTTCCAGTTGGCTAAGTTTCCGTACTCACTTCTTTTCAAATCGACGCCCTCCCCTTTCTCCGAGGCTCTTTAACCCGCTTCAAGCTATTCATGCCTTTCTCCACCTGCGCTCTCGCATCGCGCTTTCCTCCATTCTTAATTCAtacccttttctctctcctcacctttatttctttcttcacCTCCCGCAACTAACAACGGGGAATCGCTCCATTGCCCCCTCACCATTTTCTGATCTTCTCCCTtctcgctgcccgacaacctgTCCATCACTCTCCCCTGCTGTCATGTGTTAGCTGTCACTCTGTTTTGTTTCTCTATCGCTCCCCAATCTTTGCCTCCGCATCCTCCCCACCATTTCACCTTTACTGTCAGTAATTCTTCTCCTTTAAGTTTATATTATATGTCTTTCTCCCATCCTAACTTTCAACCCCTTTCTAGCCGTCCTTCCTAATCCCTCATGCCCATTagttcttctcctcctcccaaaCAACCTAAaactagagttgttccgataccgataccagtaacGGAAATGCCTTCGATGCAGCCTAAAATGTCGGatgtatcggcgagtacgcaaGTCTATGCACCTATCCGATATCACGTTATCATATCATTTATCAGCTCATTTACAGTACAcagaaacaacagcaacacgTGTCACTCGATACCTGATCCGTACATCCTGCCCGATCGGTACTGCACGTGTGCAACTCTCAATAGAGATGTGAAAGAAGTGAGATGGCTCACtcgttagctacttccatcatcagctcctgGAAAAAAACGATGATGGCAGTAGCTAACGAGTGAGCCATCTCACTTTGTAATTGGAACATCTCTACCTAAAACCAATTCCTTACCCTTTTGCCTCATCTTCTCTTCAATAATCTTTCTTTCTGCACCTGAACTTCCTCTTTACATGCTCATTCTTATTCATATGTTCACATGTTTTTACCCTCCTTCTTTCTGTTCAGGGTTAACAGATGTCTCTAGCTCCAGACTAATCCCTATCAGATTACCGTTGAGAAATGCAATTAATGTTCAAGCTGCACAATAAGGCTCCTAAACTCAGTGTACATGCTGTCCTGCCCGGTGTGAGAGACTGTATCAGAGTATCATACTGTattctccagtgtgtgtgtgtgtgtgtgtgtgtgtgtgctcatgccTCATACTAAGTGTGTGATGAGTAAGGTAAAAAGGGGTAAAAAAGCAAACAGAAGAGAAAgggtgagacagaaagagagtaATTGAGAGAACCAGCAAGTAAGAGGGTCTACATGCATCTGACGCTGAGCCAGAAATGAAAGCACTTTAAGTGGGCCGCTGTGATGAAAGTATCGGCTGAGCTAAGAGGTTGTCGCTGTGCTCAGctccttgttttcttttctctcccgaAGCAAATAGTCATCTTCTCTTGCTGTTGTTGTCTTTGATAAAGACTtgtgggaaagaaaaaaatgatgccAGTCACAAAGTCTCTCTCCATGTAATTAAAATGTCTATTTTATCAACATAAATCAGCTACTCCCTCATCTACACAGTTCAGTCAAAGGGCAGCCAAAATATCTTGGCAAAATGAAGCTTTCCAATTAAATGGCAGTCGGCATGTGCTTGTCAGATGCTTTTATCTGACTTTATTTTGAGTCTTTTGCTCTGAAGTCTTGTTCAACCTTGACAACACGGTTTGCATGTGTAcagtaattatgtttttttgtaatgcaCAACGATTTTTAGTATAACTATTTCCTAGAATGAAAGACAataagatcattttcactgagTTCTCGGCTCGTGATATTGGTGTCATGTAACATTCGGCTCCCAACTAAACCTACCTACCAGCTCCATTTccaaaaaatgatgttcccatacaactgaaCTGATTTTTTCAACTATGTTTCGAGGTAAAGGTTTTTTCTCctggtcacagttttaaacgcaTGGtcaatgttgtaaattgaaaacgaaacaaaaacacaacttaattaggttaaggcaacaaaactactgagttaggtttagtaaaaacatcatggtttggcttaaaatgacaatgtgaacagcggtctcctggggcaAAGTCCAGTGTTTATTTCACCCATCCACCACAACTCCCAGCCCCCCTAGTGGACGATCACGCTTGTtttactcgttattataccatgCAACTTGTAATAACGTTATTATTGGTCATggctagaaggtaacacgcaacttgcaaaaactcttgcaagactcgctgctcgacgacctatcctaagcttaaccattcaaggtcaaagcctaaccttaaccattcaaggtcaaagcctaaccttacctattcgaggtcaatgcctaacgttAACCATTTTGCAAGAGTTTCTTAATTTGCGTATCTAGAGATGACctgtaactttcattaacggtcCCTCGATATTCTACATCACCTGCTCTGCACGTCACCTGTTGTACTGCATCACTTGCTGTGGCCGTCTGCGGACTTACAATCATATTTGACatacgtcaaagacaaacgtaatccgggataaaatacgtttccttccaaacgtaattgagaattcagtttagttgtatgggaacgtaattttaaGGAGACAGGGCTGTACCTACACAGTCACTGCACACACCGCTCCGTGGTTATTTTCACCTGCCTGGAATGCCAAGCAGGCAGCCCACCAGGACTATTCAGGTGATGTCCTGAATACTCCTGTTGGGGTACATCGCATGCACTAAACATCACAAGCTATTTTGTGCCCTCTGACAACCCCCAGAGAACACACCTGATGTTGCTGCATTGAGTATGTGTAGGTGGAGGAACCAATAAAAATTGTGACACCGGCAGTGAAGAGAGCGAGACTTCTTCCAGTAAAGAAAAGCAAAGGCTGCTGTTGGTTCAAATTGCTATTTCCACAACTTCTTTCTCTGCTGTTGAACATCCGTGTACAATGTTAAGTCTAGAAAGACTTTCAGTGGTTGATACCAAATCCTGATATTTATAAGATATGACTGAAATAACAACatgatataaagaaaaaaaggtgtttGTAACATCAGATGTGTAGGTGCCATCTAGATTGCACACAAGTATGTTCAATTAAACTCGTTCTGcaagtgtatgtgaatgttttACATCTGTTGTTTCTGCAGCCGCAGCTCGTACAGAACTGGTCAGGACATAAACAACTGCCCCACCTGCCAAAAGACAGCCTGCATCATCTACAGGTAACCTGATCAAGATAATGAGCTTACTGCATTACATAACCCAACAATGACAACTCATTCTTTCCTGCAGCGTAATAAACAGCCCTGAAATTTCTCCTAGACAACTGTGTATGCCTTTTGTAGCCTTGAAAATGTTCCATTTcgcatttgtttttctctcagctTTTCCAcgttttatttcttattcagcACCTCAatctatttgttttatttttcattagcCTTTCTTCCTGCTACCCTGCTGTCTCTGCCCTTTTCTCCCACTCTGATAATTGTACTACTCAAACAATGTATCCCTATTATAGGAAAAAATGCGATTCTGTGAGTGATCCCCCTCATTAATATTGAAATGAATGCTGTATTCTAGAGATTAGACGAGCACGCTCTCTCCAGGAAAAGTTATTTACACATAAAACAACATTCTGTGCAAACAAGGAAATTAATTCAGCACCTAAATGATGCGTCTTTCCTGTTCCAGTTGTCCCTTGTGTGCGTGACCTAAATCAGTAATTGCATTCATAGATCCTCCACAATTTACAGAGCTGCACCCTCACAATCTGATACCACATACTGTAGTTTAATCCCCCCCATCACCTCACCCCTTATTCTCATCTTTTCATTATGTAAATCACTCCATCCTTTCATTCCATGCCTGCTCAAgctctctttctttcatctCTAACTTTCAATCAAACTGGTTTCCTCTGTACATCCTTGCCTCATTCCATCTGCCACCTGCCATCGCTATAATCACCTGTGCCCTACCCAAACTCAAAGTCTGTCTGTGCACTGCTCACACTAGATGGAAATGTAGGTTTTCACGTATACAGTACGAAGGACacagaagcaaaacaaaaaagaaaaaattgctgTAACTGGAATAATTCGGCATCAAAACCTACTTTTAGTCCACAACTTTTGTGTCAGACCAAAGCTTAATGCTATTTCTGCTTGTTTACAATCATACGTATATAAATCTCCTTTGCAGGCCACAAGGGGgtaaagacacattttattaCAGGGCCTTCATCTCTCCAGTTCTCTGTAACTCACAAAGACATTCGCCCCCAAGCAGCACCACATGCATTCCTCCTGTATACTTTCACTTTCTATAACTCTGTTGTTtaatctctccatctcctcacaCACTTCTCCAACTccctcatcatcttcatcttcattctCTCCTCCCATTGATCTTAATTAACACAGGAGGATCCTTAGCCAAGTAAGTTGTAATGAACTCCAGTGGGAAAGGACTGCCACGTAACATAATCATCCATCCATATATTCATACAGATGTACACAGATGGAAATTAACACACATATCTTCCCCCACTCTACACAGTCGTATGCAAGCACGTACACACAAAGATGAAAGCCCTATTGTTCACAAAAAGCATTATTCTGGTAATTTTTAAATTAGTCTACTCTTCCAAAAGTATTTCCTCACATAAATATGATGGAACTGAATTTTAAATaagcaacaaaacacagaaaaatactATCGAAAGCTCTGAACATAAATAGATTAGCAGTGTAAGAAAGTGGAATAGAGGAAATTAATGTTTACAGGACATAAAgtactattattttatttcacaaatAAACCTACTCTGTAATCTAAGAGTGATCATGCAGTACAGAGAAACCAGGCGGCACCTTGTATGGTAGCCTCGACcaccagtgtatgaatgtgtgtgtgaaagggtgAATGCTGGCTTGTGTTGTAATGCGCTTTGAGTGTATGCTAAGGCTACGTTCACATTACAAGTAAACGTGGCCCAAATCAAATTTTTTTGACACATATCAGATTTTTTCAGAGTAGTGTGGACAacgattttttttccaaccaggTCTGGGCCACTTTTATATATTGTCCTAAATCTAATACATATCCGATCACTGGTTAGAATTCATGTGCGTTTTTCCACATTATACTTCACTGCACAGGTGAGGATCACTCACCATATAGTGTCAGAGTGGTCCGTtgaaaccacagaagaagaatcTCTCCCTCCACAGAACTATATGGCAGTGCGTCATTGGTTTATCAGACACTGATGATGTCTGCTACTCTACAAAAAAGGCTTTTTCTATATTACTGAGTTCTTCTGCTAAATTCGACTTCATGTTTCCCTCAGTagaatttgatttaataaacCATCAgttataaaaatgtgtaaacatTTATCACTGCATGCATTTATCTGGGAAACATCACATTTATTCACTTTAAATGGAACTAAAATTAATACAGAATAACGTTAAATTATGTTTGCCGAATGAGTTAGTGTCTGTTTATGAGTCGTAAGAAATCATAAATTATCTTTAAGAAGAAGTATCTTTACTGGTAAGGTCGGCTCCGTTAAATTTAACAATATGTCAAAGGAGGTTTTTTTCCGAGAGTAGGAAACAGTTGAAGACTTTATTTGCCTCgtcagtcatttaaaatgtaatttaacttATCAAACAGGCTTTTCACAATTCACTCAGTTCTTTTGATGATTCGTCATGTTGCACAAAGCAGAACTCTGATttaatgaaatgataaaaaatgcGTGGGCGTGCTAACTGGCATGTTTTCGGAGTAACGTCACATATCTTACTTTGGTTTATTTAACTTAGTTCAAAGAAGAGCAgttaaagttaaatatcagCTGAAATGAAAAGTCACAAGACTAGAGAAGCGCTTTGCAAagtgcagtccatttaccatttaataaCAGTAATTAAGACATTACAATACTTTCAAGGCCCTGAACTTAGAAATCTTCAGGCATTTTGGGTGATTTTTAAGGGCCTGCGGCTACCCTGATCTGAACAGTGTGTTGCTACTTCAACACTTGCTCACATCATTATCATCCAATTCAGAGATTTTCTTTCCTGCTCcacttttccttttgttttcacacatgCAAATATAATCATGTATACACACATGCTAATTAATCCAACAAAAATAGGACTCAGCTTTTATCGGTGACGTCTGTTCGCTCATTTCATATGCATATACTCGCATGCACGCACTCACACATACTGACAAACTGATGTACTTCACGCTACGTGGAAGATGTTAATTACTTGGACGGATGTGCAGAATCTCTTTCCTAATCATTTTCCACTCATATACTGTATCAGTATACGTTTCttattacaaatattatatatgCAGAAAACAGTTTCAGTGGCCCGTTGTGAGGAAAAGTCATAAGCTCCATTTGGTTGACTGGACAGCCTTATCAAACCCTCAGAGAGGATTCTGGGTAAAGAGGATGGGTGATAGGGGAAGAGACACACAGAAGCAGAGGATGAATTTACGCGTGGGACTGAAACATTCATCCTAATGAATTATGGCAAAAGAAAGTGGTTTTGATGTGGGCTGGCTGCCTGGAGATGTTTTGCCATTGTGAGTACTAATTAATCTGTATGATGAGAGACAATGGGGAAAGGAACTTTTGACAGCCCCTCTGTTTTTCTACTAAAGCTCAAAcagctcaaacacaaacacacacagagacatacaGCATGCAGGCACATATACACACCTAACACACCATAGACATAGTATATAtatgaagtggacgtagtcaccgtgacctcacccattggtttgtggactgccgttttgaagccttgatttcggcattttggccattgccatcttggtttt
This DNA window, taken from Sebastes umbrosus isolate fSebUmb1 chromosome 9, fSebUmb1.pri, whole genome shotgun sequence, encodes the following:
- the LOC119494925 gene encoding protein INSYN2B → MGRRVADPTNPVPALGVPLAGGRWGPLCSVGVQTSPGLRTLPSIKRHGSQPSNTHRPLAMATDKTTTVETGGVIRSDSNSLPVSKETSQNEINSLTQDDMGSQGSGSGVYCQIKTIRTNPKDTRDKRTARYTNGSVVASDAVGGVCTEATEGKEPARERRRVQSLRGEGHRSVLKTGSGCTTMHATPPRPCRVMANSPPSLCGTCGRRRSQITPCTGACRRKAVNQVIASQTLPNPPRKPSVAQSRKECALDSQPCTKNTDTSVKTSQIPQLSHTIPKTHSSHSNHTPDAQNKTKESKQQTRPRSADFTLYKDSATQTADTLTHNDADRTTATTHTQRPHTPSAEASEPPSTEKHKHDLAKIQHTDEHTHQHTSVRITPKHPAPSLQSDLKSTDSPPLPATNSPKPACSKPATPVAQTKNTPETTNTPKQTSSERIKLKDCAKQKSKSFDDHTLPCKTHMKAQCNGAPGGLVVGPVGSAPRGLEKQLQSVEENLQSNQEKIKVLLNVIQDLEKSKALSEGRSSYRTGQDINNCPTCQKTACIIYSVEHDFRQQEGRFQGVMEALDGENDVPAPSLTKPTLAPSSSSRPSTKARVKKLRKKCFWWL